Within the Amycolatopsis solani genome, the region ACCGAGCTGTGGTTCGACAGCGCCGAGGAGCTCCGGGAGTTCACGCGGACGCCGGCGTTCGAGGGCGCCTACCTGAGGCGGCGCGCGGAGCTGTGCGACGAGGTGCGGACGGTCGCGATGGCGACCCGGCTGAGCCACGCGAGGCCCGCGATCGACGAGCGGACCGCGGTCGACCGGCCGATCACGCAGCCCGCGTAGCGACCCGGATGAAGCACGCGCGGGACCCCGGCACGTCAGGGGCCCCGCGCGTGCGGCTCAGACGATGTGCGGAGCTTTGGTGTCCGCGGCCAGGACGGTGCGCGGCAGCAGCTCGACGAGTTCCTCGTGCGGCCACGGCCCGGCGTTCTCGTCCCGGAAGATCGTGCGCGTCTCGACCGGGTGGCTGTACATCCCGATCTTGCCGCCGCCGGCCCGGAACACCCGGCCGGTCACGTCCGCGGCCCGGTCGCCGGCGAGGTAGACGACGATCGGGGCGACCAGCGCCGCGTCGGCCCGTGGTTCCTTGGCACGGGCGCGGCGCTCGCTCATCACGCCCTCGGCGATCCGCGCCGCGTCCCGCTGCCCCTGGTCGGCCGTCATCCGCGTCAGCGCGAACGGGGCGACGGCGTTCACCGTGATGCCGTCCTTCTGCAGCTCCCAGGCCAGCGCGTACGTCAAGCTCGTCACACCGCCCTTGGACAACGCGTACTCCGCGTTGCCCAGCGGCGCGGCCCACTGGTTCGACGTCGTGTTGATGATCCGCCCGCCGCCCTGGCGCCGGAGCACCGGGATCGCGTGCCGGCACATCGCGAAGGTCCCCTTGAGGTTGACCCCGACCATCACGTCGAAGTCCTCCTCGGTGGCGTCCTCGATCTTGTGCTGGCGCACCACGGCCGCGTTGTTCACCAGCACGTCGAGCCGGCCGAACGCCTCGACCGCCGTGGCCACGACCCGGGCCGCACCGTGCCAGTCGGCGACCGACTCGTAGCTGGCGACGGCTTCACCGCCGCCGCTCCGGATGGCTTCCACCACCTCGTCGGCCGGCCCCGCGGCCGTACCCGCACCGTCCGGGTCCACCCCGAGGTCGTTGACCACGACCTTCGCGCCGGCCGCCGCGAGGGCGAGGGCTTCGCCGCGGCCGATCCCCCGCCCGGCGCCGGTCACGATCGCCACCCGGCCGTCGAGCGGGCCTTGTCCAGCCATCATTCCTCCTTGCGCGAACCTCTAACGGGTTAATGATAGGAGCAATAGGTCCGCTGTCAAGCCGACCGGAAGTGACCCTTGACCGGCCCGACATCCAGGCTAATAGTAGGAGCAATCGGTCCGGTTCTCGGCCACTCACCATCCAC harbors:
- a CDS encoding SDR family NAD(P)-dependent oxidoreductase, which gives rise to MAGQGPLDGRVAIVTGAGRGIGRGEALALAAAGAKVVVNDLGVDPDGAGTAAGPADEVVEAIRSGGGEAVASYESVADWHGAARVVATAVEAFGRLDVLVNNAAVVRQHKIEDATEEDFDVMVGVNLKGTFAMCRHAIPVLRRQGGGRIINTTSNQWAAPLGNAEYALSKGGVTSLTYALAWELQKDGITVNAVAPFALTRMTADQGQRDAARIAEGVMSERRARAKEPRADAALVAPIVVYLAGDRAADVTGRVFRAGGGKIGMYSHPVETRTIFRDENAGPWPHEELVELLPRTVLAADTKAPHIV